A single genomic interval of Sander lucioperca isolate FBNREF2018 chromosome 9, SLUC_FBN_1.2, whole genome shotgun sequence harbors:
- the rnf182 gene encoding E3 ubiquitin-protein ligase RNF182, with translation MMIELHSTEDGGGGGGHVDILSTEELECKICYCAYNLGRRRPKVLECGHRLCAKCLIKILDLGESPPNAVVCPFCRYVTRLLGPAVSSLPDDCNLVAALAFQSRNQRNLHFHQEATTELLLSPRGLSSLLGSSPPVTSPSSSSSASSSSNPYSSIRGSPNFVLITIMEPPPRPASSPDLRHHDTLHGSHTSNQSFRSSSPDSMASITQRWTVWNCASLLCQTSARALVWVLGLLYFSSLPMGVYLLIMQRTTLGMLLVSLVPVSLVLIMVYGFCQCICHELWDCMPP, from the coding sequence ATGATGATTGAGCTGCACAGCACTGAGGATGGCGGAGGCGGTGGTGGCCACGTGGATATACTGAGCACCGAGGAGCTGGAGTGTAAGATTTGCTACTGTGCGTACAACCTGGGGAGACGCAGGCCCAAGGTGCTGGAGTGCGGCCACCGTCTGTGCGCCAAGTGCCTCATAAAGATCCTGGACCTGGGTGAGTCGCCTCCCAACGCCGTTGTGTGCCCGTTCTGCCGCTACGTCACCAGACTGCTGGGGCCGGCGGTGAGCAGCCTGCCAGATGACTGCAACCTGGTGGCGGCGCTGGCCTTCCAAAGCAGGAACCAGAGAAACCTCCACTTCCACCAGGAAGCGACCACGGAGCTGCTCCTCAGCCCCAGAGGCCTGAGCTCGCTATTGGGTAGCAGCCCGCCTGTCACAtccccttcctcctcttcatctgcttcttcttcctccaaccCCTACTCCTCCATCCGGGGCTCCCCTAACTTTGTGCTCATCACCATCATGGAGCCTCCGCCGAGGCCTGCATCCTCCCCAGATCTCCGTCACCATGACACGCTACACGGATCCCACACATCGAACCAGAGCTTCCGCTCGTCCAGTCCGGACTCCATGGCGTCCATCACGCAGAGGTGGACGGTGTGGAACTGTGCGTCCCTCCTGTGCCAGACATCGGCCCGGGCGTTGGTGTGGGTGCTGGGCCTGCTGTACTTCAGCTCGCTGCCCATGGGCGTCTACCTGCTCATCATGCAGAGGACAACGCTCGGCATGCTGCTGGTGAGCCTGGTTCCCGTCAGCCTCGTCCTGATCATGGTCTACGGCTTCTGCCAGTGCATCTGCCATGAGCTGTGGGACTGCATGCCACCCTAA